In the Flavisolibacter tropicus genome, one interval contains:
- a CDS encoding ABC-F family ATP-binding cassette domain-containing protein, translating into MHYVSAKDLTKSFGVKPLFQDLSFHISEGDKIALVARNGAGKSTLLKIVGEKEFPDSGNVWIHKDVDVAFFEQEPQLEEQSSILDNIFHHAHPTINAIKQYEAAVDSGDEAAIGQTLVQMDELGAWDFEAKVKQILGKLNIHQLQQQVSTLSGGQRKRVALARTLIDIGFEHKHVLLIMDEPTNHLDVEMVEWLEHYLNKENSTLFMVTHDRYFLDAVCTEVWELENGTLYIHKGDYANFLEKRAQREESEAASIDKARNLYRKELEWMRKQPKARTTKSKSRQDAFYEVEAKAKQQIQQQKLQLEAKMSRLGGKVAELKKVYKKFDDKIILDGFDYTFKKGDRIGIVGKNGAGKSTFINVLQGLEQPDSGKINIGDTVVFGNYSQTGLLVKEDMRVIEFVKNIAENFPLANGATLSASQFLNLFLFPPEQQYTYISKLSGGEKRRLHLLSILFRNPNFLILDEPTNDLDLPTLSVLENFLLEFGGCLIVISHDRYFMDRLVDHLFVFEGEGVIRDYPGNYSQYREWQKAQQAEAQAEKKEEKAVVAQQPEAAKAKKKLSYKEQREFEMLEKEIADLEKERATLYEKLNDSSLPYDQLQQVTVRIGEIGEAIDTKEMRWLELSESA; encoded by the coding sequence ATGCATTATGTGTCGGCGAAGGATTTGACTAAATCGTTTGGTGTAAAACCCCTGTTTCAAGATCTCTCCTTTCATATTTCTGAAGGCGATAAAATAGCCCTGGTGGCCCGCAATGGTGCGGGTAAGTCTACCCTATTGAAAATAGTTGGTGAAAAGGAATTCCCTGATTCTGGAAACGTGTGGATCCATAAGGATGTAGACGTGGCTTTTTTTGAGCAAGAGCCCCAGTTGGAGGAGCAATCATCTATTTTGGATAATATCTTTCACCACGCCCATCCAACCATTAATGCCATTAAGCAATACGAAGCGGCTGTAGACAGTGGCGATGAAGCGGCCATAGGTCAAACGCTAGTTCAAATGGATGAGCTAGGCGCCTGGGACTTTGAAGCCAAGGTTAAGCAGATCTTAGGCAAGCTGAATATTCACCAGCTACAACAGCAGGTAAGCACCCTAAGCGGCGGCCAGCGTAAGCGGGTAGCCCTAGCCAGAACCCTCATAGATATTGGTTTTGAGCACAAGCACGTGTTGCTGATTATGGATGAACCGACCAACCACCTGGATGTAGAAATGGTGGAATGGCTGGAACACTACCTGAATAAAGAGAACAGTACCCTGTTTATGGTAACCCACGACCGCTACTTCCTAGATGCGGTGTGTACCGAAGTGTGGGAACTGGAAAATGGCACCCTATACATTCACAAAGGTGACTACGCTAATTTTTTAGAGAAGCGTGCCCAACGAGAAGAAAGTGAAGCCGCCTCAATAGATAAAGCCCGCAATCTTTACCGCAAGGAGCTGGAATGGATGCGTAAGCAGCCAAAAGCCCGCACTACAAAGAGTAAAAGCCGGCAGGATGCGTTTTACGAAGTAGAAGCCAAGGCCAAGCAGCAGATTCAACAGCAGAAGCTGCAACTGGAAGCCAAGATGAGCCGCTTGGGTGGTAAGGTAGCCGAACTGAAAAAAGTATATAAGAAGTTTGATGATAAGATCATCTTAGACGGTTTTGATTATACATTTAAAAAGGGCGATCGCATAGGCATTGTCGGAAAGAATGGTGCTGGCAAATCCACATTTATAAATGTTCTTCAGGGCTTAGAACAGCCGGATAGCGGTAAGATCAATATTGGTGATACCGTAGTATTTGGGAATTACTCCCAAACTGGCTTATTGGTGAAAGAAGACATGCGGGTAATAGAGTTTGTAAAGAACATTGCCGAAAACTTTCCACTAGCCAATGGTGCCACACTTAGCGCGTCGCAATTCCTGAATTTGTTTCTCTTTCCCCCTGAACAACAATACACCTACATCTCCAAATTGAGTGGTGGGGAAAAACGCCGTTTGCACTTATTGTCCATACTCTTCCGCAATCCGAATTTTTTAATACTGGACGAACCGACCAATGATCTGGATTTACCTACACTTTCTGTGTTGGAAAACTTTTTGCTAGAGTTTGGAGGGTGCCTGATTGTGATTAGCCATGACCGTTATTTTATGGACCGATTGGTTGATCATTTATTTGTGTTTGAAGGGGAAGGTGTGATACGTGACTACCCAGGCAACTACAGCCAATACCGGGAATGGCAAAAAGCGCAACAGGCTGAAGCTCAAGCTGAAAAAAAGGAAGAAAAAGCTGTAGTAGCGCAACAGCCTGAAGCAGCAAAAGCCAAGAAAAAGCTTTCTTATAAAGAGCAGCGCGAGTTTGAAATGCTGGAAAAAGAAATTGCCGACTTGGAAAAAGAACGAGCGACGCTTTACGAAAAGTTGAATGACTCCAGTCTTCCGTATGATCAACTACAGCAAGTAACAGTACGAATTGGTGAAATTGGTGAGGCTATCGACACCAAGGAAATGCGATGGTTAGAGTTGAGCGAAAGTGCATAA
- a CDS encoding diacylglycerol/lipid kinase family protein, with translation MKVLFVINPVSGGKEKRDWEEQIRNYFKTSPHNMEFFLMSGVDDSASVRTHLERVKPDRVVAVGGDGTVKLVAELVQGTSTPLGIIPAGSANGMARELEIPLDVNEALDVALDGREQPIDLIRINDREICIHLSDIGLNAMLVKYFEKSKKRGMWGYGQAVFRMLWTKQKMRVTIHTDEDTYRRQAYMVVIANARKYGTGANINPDGKVSDGYFEIVVVRKLNLIEVFKSFLTNKPFHPNRIEVFKTKRASLSTVRRTYFQVDGEYRGKITQLNAEILPAQLTVMLPITAELPVHK, from the coding sequence ATGAAAGTATTATTTGTTATAAATCCTGTTTCGGGAGGAAAAGAAAAAAGAGATTGGGAAGAACAAATCAGGAATTATTTCAAAACTTCCCCACACAATATGGAGTTTTTCTTAATGTCGGGTGTTGATGATTCCGCATCGGTACGCACACACCTGGAGCGCGTAAAACCAGATCGTGTAGTAGCCGTTGGTGGCGATGGCACCGTAAAGCTGGTAGCAGAGCTGGTTCAGGGTACCTCAACTCCATTGGGTATTATACCGGCTGGATCGGCTAACGGTATGGCACGCGAACTGGAAATTCCTTTAGACGTTAATGAGGCCCTGGATGTAGCTCTGGATGGAAGAGAACAACCCATTGACCTCATCCGTATCAACGATAGGGAGATTTGTATACACCTCAGCGATATCGGATTAAACGCCATGTTGGTCAAGTACTTTGAAAAATCAAAGAAACGCGGTATGTGGGGTTATGGACAAGCCGTTTTCCGTATGCTTTGGACAAAGCAAAAAATGCGGGTAACGATACATACCGATGAAGACACCTATCGACGCCAGGCTTACATGGTAGTAATAGCCAATGCCCGTAAGTATGGCACCGGGGCTAATATTAATCCTGATGGGAAGGTAAGCGACGGCTATTTTGAAATAGTGGTAGTACGCAAGCTCAACCTTATTGAAGTTTTCAAATCATTTCTAACAAACAAACCTTTTCATCCCAACCGCATAGAAGTGTTTAAAACGAAAAGAGCGTCTTTGTCTACAGTAAGAAGAACGTATTTCCAGGTAGATGGTGAATATCGGGGAAAAATTACCCAGCTTAACGCCGAAATTCTTCCTGCTCAGCTGACAGTGATGCTTCCTATAACAGCTGAACTCCCCGTTCACAAATAG
- a CDS encoding CsbD family protein, producing MDRLELKGRWNELKGKVKQAHGDLTDDDLRYEEGKEDELYGRLQTKLGKTREDVIDWLRGLDRDRRP from the coding sequence ATGGACAGATTAGAATTAAAAGGCCGCTGGAATGAGCTGAAGGGCAAAGTGAAGCAAGCCCACGGCGATCTGACCGATGATGACCTTCGTTATGAAGAAGGAAAAGAAGATGAACTGTATGGCCGTTTGCAAACCAAGTTGGGAAAAACCCGGGAAGATGTAATCGATTGGCTCAGAGGCCTAGACAGAGACAGACGACCCTAA
- a CDS encoding sensor histidine kinase, translating into MRTVVIATYFLFFAIVALAQQRKEYVFTNFSTSNGLASNIVTSILQDDKGYMWFSTINGLQRFDGNKFLNFKAIPDDNTSIPTNNLRGLYFDSHKRLWLIGHNNTVGIFNTSRFVYNDVPIQLKRKEKTYLYKHFLEAADGRLYLYEEKGNIYRFDEKTDQFVVEHNVIQLPASWKHNRITWDGQTHRYWIATDSGLVVYNPASKLLSYRGHNTEQDPVIKRFENETGILNVVMLTNNAVGFYAQLNAVALPLLYYYNRNTGAATVSNPGKELNLNYYEIHGLVQQKTGNLWAHGVYMFAQWLPEQQRFQALPNTYQGEQSIKFNYANYSYADRENNIWIATDNGLFLFNPDGQVFNSFSLIRPDEAVVERGVLSMSIQQTKDGNIWAGTWGRGLFYFDNHFNAIEVPAPIKALQKNFTVWDIHEHSPSGKLWFTLENQGNNAMVYDPKTKKVEWVNNSIFGTEPIRQMIEDLDGNIWFGTQGGYLVKWDQQLAQGDVHKGYILVARTGNIRKLYRDWQGTIWAVTNSAGLLKVDPKKNVVLRNFVEDAPKGYELTTNELCDALQYNDSTLIVAAGTVNLINLKNNKVTHITTANGLPSNTAVSILKDKRGVLWFGMTSGLCRVNLEKNIFIPYDRRDGIPYDNFEPNRALALQDGRLVFGTDQNLVVFDPLKAVQTERPSQPMVTTFRLGNKTLPVDSLLQQEEVSLRYNSTSVYIEFSNLHFFRQKKLRYYYRLKNLDADWILADAGNHAQYNYIPPGQYVFEVKSVNEDGVSSKDYATINIVVKPPFWKTTWFYALLTLLGLLILFLIDRERLKRLRTVQQMRSQIATDLHKDIHVTLSDINVLSAMAKIKADKDIDRSKDYIDTISHKSRDMMESMEDILWTLDPENDSMEKMLLRLKEYTAGFKNTHNIAIELNSNKNIDKLVMDMRCRHEFLLFYKHALAYMIEQVGCTHIHISLEYIKSKLTLKFQADCLTEGNDKTAQTPSWQEMHKRAEALNASLDITTNKKKAYIFLQMDA; encoded by the coding sequence TTGAGAACCGTTGTCATTGCAACATACTTTTTATTTTTTGCTATTGTTGCTTTGGCACAACAACGTAAGGAATACGTATTTACCAATTTTTCTACCTCAAACGGGCTGGCTTCTAATATTGTTACCAGCATCTTACAAGATGACAAGGGCTACATGTGGTTTAGTACCATTAATGGGCTACAACGTTTTGATGGCAACAAGTTTTTAAACTTCAAAGCCATACCTGATGATAACACATCCATTCCTACCAATAATTTAAGAGGACTTTACTTTGATAGCCATAAACGTCTGTGGCTGATTGGTCATAACAATACAGTTGGCATTTTTAATACATCGCGGTTTGTGTATAATGACGTTCCGATTCAACTAAAGCGAAAAGAAAAAACCTACTTGTATAAGCACTTTTTGGAAGCAGCAGACGGCAGGTTATACCTCTATGAAGAGAAAGGCAATATCTATCGCTTTGATGAAAAAACCGACCAGTTTGTAGTAGAGCATAACGTGATACAATTACCTGCTAGTTGGAAACACAACCGCATTACCTGGGATGGGCAGACACACCGATACTGGATTGCTACCGACTCGGGCCTAGTAGTATACAATCCGGCTTCAAAACTTCTTAGTTACAGAGGACATAATACAGAACAAGATCCGGTTATCAAGCGCTTTGAAAATGAAACAGGTATACTTAACGTAGTCATGTTGACAAACAATGCTGTTGGTTTTTATGCCCAGCTAAATGCAGTAGCATTACCTCTTCTATATTATTACAACAGGAATACAGGAGCAGCTACGGTCTCTAACCCAGGAAAAGAATTAAACCTGAACTACTACGAGATACATGGTTTAGTGCAGCAAAAAACTGGCAATCTATGGGCGCATGGTGTATATATGTTTGCCCAGTGGTTACCGGAACAGCAGCGGTTTCAGGCCTTACCCAACACTTACCAGGGTGAGCAGAGTATCAAATTCAACTATGCTAACTATAGCTACGCGGATAGAGAAAATAATATCTGGATTGCTACAGACAACGGGCTTTTTCTCTTCAACCCCGACGGTCAAGTGTTCAATTCATTCAGCCTGATACGCCCAGACGAAGCTGTTGTAGAAAGAGGTGTGTTATCGATGTCCATACAACAAACAAAAGATGGAAATATCTGGGCTGGCACATGGGGACGCGGACTCTTTTACTTTGACAATCACTTCAATGCTATTGAAGTACCTGCTCCTATAAAAGCATTGCAAAAAAACTTCACTGTTTGGGATATACATGAACATTCACCCAGCGGTAAGCTATGGTTTACACTTGAAAACCAGGGCAATAATGCAATGGTTTATGATCCCAAGACTAAGAAAGTAGAATGGGTCAATAACAGCATCTTTGGAACAGAGCCAATCCGGCAGATGATTGAAGACCTTGATGGCAACATTTGGTTTGGCACTCAAGGAGGCTATTTGGTAAAATGGGATCAACAACTAGCGCAAGGCGATGTGCATAAAGGCTATATACTTGTAGCCCGTACAGGCAATATCAGAAAGCTTTATAGAGATTGGCAGGGCACGATCTGGGCTGTTACCAATAGTGCGGGTCTCTTAAAGGTTGATCCTAAGAAAAATGTAGTGCTGCGCAACTTTGTAGAAGATGCACCCAAAGGATATGAACTAACGACCAATGAGCTTTGTGACGCCTTACAATATAACGACAGTACGCTGATAGTAGCAGCAGGTACAGTGAACCTGATCAACCTTAAGAATAACAAAGTAACTCATATCACTACCGCCAATGGCCTACCTTCTAATACGGCTGTTTCCATTTTAAAAGATAAGCGTGGGGTATTGTGGTTTGGTATGACCAGTGGACTATGTCGTGTAAACCTGGAGAAGAATATCTTTATTCCTTATGACCGTAGAGATGGTATTCCTTACGACAACTTTGAGCCCAACAGAGCTTTAGCACTTCAAGACGGTCGCCTGGTTTTTGGCACTGATCAAAACTTAGTAGTATTTGATCCTTTGAAAGCGGTACAAACAGAACGGCCTTCCCAACCGATGGTAACCACTTTCCGACTAGGTAATAAGACACTTCCTGTGGACTCGCTGCTTCAACAGGAAGAAGTAAGTCTTAGGTATAATAGTACCTCTGTTTATATTGAATTCAGCAACCTGCATTTTTTCAGACAGAAAAAACTACGTTACTATTACCGTTTAAAGAACCTGGATGCTGACTGGATTCTTGCTGATGCTGGCAACCATGCCCAATACAACTATATTCCTCCTGGACAGTATGTGTTTGAAGTAAAAAGCGTGAATGAAGATGGTGTTTCCAGTAAAGATTATGCAACAATAAATATTGTAGTAAAACCGCCTTTCTGGAAAACAACCTGGTTCTATGCCTTACTTACACTATTGGGTCTGCTAATTCTTTTTCTAATAGATAGGGAGAGACTTAAACGGTTACGTACCGTACAACAAATGCGTTCGCAGATAGCCACCGACTTGCATAAGGACATACATGTAACGCTAAGTGACATTAATGTATTGAGTGCGATGGCCAAGATCAAGGCCGATAAGGACATTGACCGCTCCAAGGATTACATTGATACCATCAGCCATAAGAGCCGCGACATGATGGAATCGATGGAAGATATTCTTTGGACCTTGGATCCAGAGAATGATAGTATGGAAAAGATGCTGCTGCGCCTTAAAGAATATACAGCTGGCTTTAAGAATACTCACAATATTGCTATTGAACTAAACAGCAATAAGAATATTGACAAGCTGGTAATGGACATGAGGTGCAGACATGAATTTTTACTTTTCTATAAACATGCCCTGGCCTATATGATTGAACAAGTAGGCTGCACGCATATTCATATTTCTCTTGAGTATATTAAGAGTAAACTTACCTTAAAGTTTCAGGCCGACTGTTTAACTGAAGGCAATGATAAAACAGCACAAACACCTTCTTGGCAAGAGATGCATAAAAGAGCAGAAGCATTGAACGCTTCGTTGGACATCACTACCAACAAAAAGAAAGCTTATATCTTTTTGCAGATGGATGCATAG
- a CDS encoding ligand-binding sensor domain-containing protein: MKRFCTAILLLLFYTVALAQHRKEYIFTNYSTSNGGLATNLITHIAQDEKGYMWFATYNGLQRFDGNKFMTFRNIPGNNKTIPHNYIQALFFDKRHRLWLAGNNNTIGYFNTTQFTFQEAPLQNANSAKSYIPKYFLETPEGQVLLYEEKGAIYRFDDKATRFVLNKDFVKLPFNWKQNHISWDSIIKKYWIACDSGLVLYNPANKLISYRNHNVEKDPVINRFETIKGIGKLYVGANNTISFYNINYPFYLLFYYNRNNNTATVENPGQQLGLKFYEIQGLFHQKNGQLWVHGVKLFAQWLAEKGTLLPVSSFYNAEYKIKSNFVNYIFEDRESNLWVATDNGLFVFNPDAQLFDVRRLERPQEKKRDDEDVLTMSLLQTKDEKLFVGSWKSGLFLFDKDFNALTLPLPLQRLKKDITIWNIREHAPTGKIWLSVDDPRNKGLLVYDPQKGTIQWVNTSLFEGSTVRNITEDKDGNLWFGTLEGHIIKWNQQLAKSDINKGFELIANEPGRIRKLYTDWEGFIWVVTIKGELLKLDPKKNSVVRNFSKQTGKDYQLLGTDIFDVMQYNDSILIAAADANLNLINIKNNKITHLSSEDGLPANTIVSILKDQRGIIWLGLLGGICRVNLEKKTFTTYDRKDGIPYDNFLTAKALQLNNGQLLFSTTEGQLLIDPSKAVQATRPMSPLITSFYLANKPLSIDSLLKNEVKLNYDNSSIAIGFSNLSFSKQRTLRYYYKMEGLDKDWVQVDVTKQAQYNYIQPGTYTFYVKTVNEDGLSSKESAELHIEVKPPFWKTGLFYAILTLLGLLILFLVDKERIKRLRIVQQMRSQIAGDLHKDIHVTLNDINILSAMAKIKADKDIDRSKGYIDSISNKSQDMMESIKDILWTLEPENDSMEKMLLRMQEYVYGVKNSNKAEVELHNSRSVKKVILDMRCRHELLLFFKYALSFLIQKNLYPTIHITLNYEKGKLQLQFKSRSTHMPDGTLNTRLAQDEMNKRAEALNADLRIENEDHQIGIWLELDA, encoded by the coding sequence TTGAAACGCTTTTGCACTGCTATTCTTTTATTGCTTTTTTATACCGTTGCTCTGGCTCAGCATCGCAAGGAATATATATTTACTAACTATTCCACTTCAAACGGAGGTCTGGCCACCAACCTAATTACCCATATTGCCCAAGACGAAAAAGGCTATATGTGGTTTGCCACCTATAATGGCCTGCAGCGTTTTGATGGTAACAAGTTCATGACGTTCCGGAATATCCCCGGCAACAATAAAACGATACCACACAATTATATTCAAGCTTTATTTTTTGATAAACGTCATAGGCTATGGTTAGCTGGAAATAACAATACTATTGGTTATTTCAATACCACTCAATTTACCTTTCAGGAAGCTCCACTTCAAAATGCAAACAGCGCAAAAAGCTATATCCCGAAATATTTTTTAGAAACACCCGAGGGCCAAGTACTGCTCTATGAAGAGAAAGGCGCGATTTATCGCTTTGATGACAAAGCCACACGGTTTGTTTTGAATAAAGATTTTGTGAAACTGCCTTTCAACTGGAAACAAAACCACATAAGCTGGGATAGCATTATAAAAAAATATTGGATTGCCTGTGACTCTGGGTTAGTATTATATAACCCAGCCAACAAACTTATCAGTTACAGAAATCACAACGTAGAAAAAGATCCGGTTATTAACCGTTTTGAAACGATAAAAGGCATTGGAAAACTGTATGTAGGCGCCAATAATACCATTAGCTTTTATAACATAAATTATCCTTTCTACTTATTATTTTACTATAACAGAAATAACAATACGGCAACTGTTGAAAATCCGGGCCAACAGCTTGGACTCAAATTCTATGAGATACAGGGGCTATTCCATCAGAAAAACGGCCAGTTGTGGGTGCATGGTGTAAAGTTGTTTGCCCAGTGGCTGGCAGAAAAAGGAACGCTGCTGCCAGTATCCAGCTTTTATAATGCAGAATATAAAATCAAGTCCAATTTTGTCAATTACATTTTTGAAGACCGCGAAAGCAACTTATGGGTAGCTACAGATAATGGCTTATTTGTTTTTAATCCAGATGCGCAACTATTTGATGTACGCCGATTGGAGCGTCCGCAGGAAAAAAAGCGTGATGATGAAGACGTGCTTACTATGTCTTTATTACAAACGAAAGACGAAAAGCTTTTTGTGGGAAGTTGGAAATCGGGTCTCTTTCTTTTTGATAAAGATTTTAATGCTCTTACACTTCCCTTACCCTTACAACGCCTGAAAAAGGACATCACCATTTGGAATATTCGTGAACATGCACCAACAGGTAAGATTTGGCTTTCAGTAGACGACCCGCGCAACAAGGGTTTGCTGGTGTACGACCCTCAAAAAGGAACGATACAATGGGTGAACACATCGCTTTTTGAAGGTAGTACCGTCCGCAACATTACGGAAGACAAAGATGGCAACCTTTGGTTTGGCACGCTGGAAGGTCATATTATCAAGTGGAATCAACAACTGGCTAAAAGCGATATCAACAAAGGATTTGAGCTTATTGCAAACGAACCTGGCCGCATACGCAAGCTGTATACAGATTGGGAAGGTTTTATCTGGGTTGTGACCATTAAAGGCGAATTATTAAAACTTGATCCCAAAAAGAATAGCGTAGTAAGAAACTTTAGCAAACAAACAGGTAAAGACTATCAGCTTTTAGGCACTGATATTTTTGATGTAATGCAGTACAATGACAGTATCCTCATTGCTGCAGCAGACGCTAATCTTAATTTGATCAACATAAAGAATAATAAAATTACTCACCTCTCTTCGGAGGATGGATTGCCGGCCAATACAATTGTTTCAATACTAAAAGACCAACGGGGAATTATATGGCTTGGGTTATTGGGTGGCATCTGCCGTGTGAACCTGGAAAAGAAAACCTTTACCACTTATGACAGAAAAGATGGTATACCCTATGATAACTTTTTAACAGCCAAAGCGCTACAACTTAACAACGGCCAGCTCCTATTTTCAACAACTGAAGGCCAACTTCTCATTGACCCATCAAAAGCAGTTCAGGCTACAAGGCCAATGTCTCCACTCATTACTTCATTTTACCTTGCCAATAAACCGTTATCCATTGACTCCTTACTTAAGAACGAAGTAAAGCTTAACTACGACAACAGTTCAATTGCCATAGGTTTCAGCAATCTGAGTTTCTCCAAACAAAGAACCTTGCGGTACTATTATAAAATGGAGGGGTTAGACAAAGACTGGGTGCAGGTTGATGTTACTAAGCAAGCACAATACAATTATATTCAACCCGGCACATATACTTTTTATGTAAAAACAGTCAACGAAGATGGTTTGTCTAGTAAAGAGTCCGCCGAATTACATATAGAAGTGAAGCCTCCGTTCTGGAAAACAGGCTTGTTCTATGCCATTCTAACTTTACTAGGACTATTAATTTTATTCTTGGTTGATAAAGAGCGTATTAAGCGGCTACGCATTGTTCAACAAATGCGTTCCCAGATTGCAGGAGATCTTCATAAAGACATTCATGTAACCCTGAACGATATCAATATACTGAGTGCTATGGCTAAGATCAAAGCAGATAAAGACATTGATCGCTCTAAAGGTTATATTGACTCTATCAGTAACAAAAGTCAAGACATGATGGAGTCGATCAAGGACATTCTATGGACACTAGAGCCAGAGAATGACAGCATGGAAAAAATGCTGTTGCGTATGCAAGAGTATGTATATGGAGTCAAAAACAGTAACAAAGCAGAGGTAGAGCTCCACAACAGCCGCTCTGTTAAGAAAGTGATATTAGACATGCGATGCCGACATGAGCTCTTACTGTTTTTCAAATACGCGCTCTCCTTTCTTATTCAAAAGAACCTATACCCTACCATTCATATCACGCTTAATTATGAAAAGGGAAAACTTCAACTCCAATTTAAATCACGCAGCACTCATATGCCAGACGGGACTTTAAATACAAGACTTGCCCAGGATGAAATGAACAAAAGAGCTGAAGCACTAAATGCCGACTTGCGTATCGAAAATGAAGATCACCAGATTGGCATTTGGTTAGAGCTGGATGCTTAG
- a CDS encoding App1 family protein — protein MANQVQKTKSWKTRLLNAVGLTDEVTIKVYHGYGHEESISLYGHVLRVGPKPRKRYNQTFLGNTASLLRLFIVKPLGNVKVQTEWEGKVITTKTDTDGFFHLEWKDEPPLEAGWHEMTVRLVDHPEKAEGRGALYIPHDTQYGFISDIDDTFLISHSSNLRKRLYVLFTQNAWTRQPFEGVVKHYELLAKGNTTPDTPNPFFFVSSSEWNLYDFLLEFTTRNGVPRGIFLLNVMKRFSQLLKTGQNNHQTKFTRIVRILKTYPHQRFVLLGDSSQHDPYIYQDIVKHFGQQIKAVYIRDVYRKNQAKARDVLYKIESAGVPCCFFSHSHEAIEHSKKIGLIQETELIEAHEEPGTDNSKSQI, from the coding sequence ATGGCTAATCAAGTGCAAAAGACGAAGAGCTGGAAGACCCGCTTGTTGAACGCAGTGGGTCTAACCGATGAAGTAACAATAAAAGTATACCACGGCTACGGACATGAAGAAAGTATAAGCCTGTACGGGCATGTGCTACGCGTGGGGCCTAAGCCCCGCAAGCGCTATAACCAAACATTTTTAGGCAATACGGCCTCGCTACTAAGGTTATTTATTGTAAAGCCTTTGGGAAATGTGAAAGTGCAGACCGAATGGGAGGGAAAAGTGATTACCACTAAAACGGATACGGATGGCTTCTTTCACCTTGAGTGGAAAGATGAGCCGCCTCTTGAGGCAGGATGGCATGAGATGACTGTGCGCTTAGTTGATCACCCTGAAAAAGCAGAGGGTAGAGGTGCTCTTTATATTCCACACGATACGCAATATGGATTTATCTCTGATATTGATGATACGTTTTTGATCTCGCATTCATCCAACCTGCGAAAGCGGTTGTATGTACTCTTTACTCAAAATGCCTGGACGCGTCAGCCGTTTGAAGGTGTAGTAAAACATTATGAGTTGTTGGCAAAAGGGAATACAACGCCAGATACGCCAAATCCTTTTTTCTTTGTCAGTAGTAGCGAATGGAACCTGTACGATTTTCTATTAGAGTTTACTACGCGCAATGGTGTGCCGCGTGGTATTTTCTTACTCAATGTGATGAAACGTTTTTCCCAACTATTAAAAACCGGGCAAAACAATCATCAAACAAAGTTTACCCGTATAGTCCGAATACTTAAGACATATCCACACCAGCGGTTTGTACTCCTTGGCGATAGCTCGCAGCATGATCCCTACATCTATCAGGATATTGTAAAACACTTTGGTCAACAAATAAAAGCAGTGTATATACGCGATGTGTATAGGAAAAATCAAGCTAAGGCCCGGGATGTATTATATAAAATAGAGAGTGCTGGTGTGCCATGTTGCTTTTTCAGTCATAGCCATGAAGCTATTGAGCACTCGAAAAAGATTGGTCTGATACAAGAAACAGAGCTCATAGAAGCTCATGAAGAACCTGGAACGGATAATTCTAAATCTCAAATCTGA
- a CDS encoding MgtC/SapB family protein, giving the protein MPPIDVFLKQLALVMVVGGLIGAEREFFNKSAGFRTIILICLGSYLFSIFSISISGSTNDRIASNIVTGIGFIGAGVIYKDENRINGITTAATIWATAALGMGVAASQYLIVVISTTVILAALLLLTKLERVIDKINQSRVYKIISPYREDLLTEYEKRIKDYNLRFKRIKQTKVGDNILGSWLVLGTEKAHKQFVDSILHDPTVKEFEF; this is encoded by the coding sequence ATGCCTCCTATTGATGTATTCCTAAAGCAACTAGCCCTGGTAATGGTAGTTGGCGGCCTCATTGGGGCCGAGCGAGAGTTTTTTAATAAGTCCGCTGGTTTCCGGACCATTATACTTATTTGTCTTGGCTCTTATTTGTTTAGCATTTTCTCCATTAGCATTAGTGGCAGTACCAATGATCGCATTGCTTCCAATATAGTCACCGGTATTGGCTTTATAGGTGCTGGGGTTATTTATAAAGACGAGAACCGGATAAATGGTATTACTACAGCTGCTACCATTTGGGCCACTGCAGCCTTGGGCATGGGGGTAGCTGCCAGCCAATACTTAATTGTCGTTATATCAACAACTGTAATTCTTGCGGCCCTACTTTTATTAACCAAGCTGGAGCGCGTGATCGATAAGATCAACCAATCCAGAGTTTATAAAATTATAAGTCCTTATAGAGAAGATTTACTTACCGAATATGAAAAGCGGATTAAAGACTACAACCTTCGCTTTAAACGTATCAAGCAAACAAAGGTGGGAGATAATATTCTTGGTTCCTGGCTGGTACTAGGTACAGAAAAGGCCCACAAGCAATTTGTTGATAGCATCTTGCACGACCCTACGGTAAAGGAATTTGAGTTTTAG